A stretch of DNA from Coccidioides posadasii str. Silveira chromosome 4, complete sequence:
GACTGTTCCGTCTTGAAGGCGGTGCCCAGGTACCCATGGGCGACAGCTCTGACACCATTGACCTGGGCCTGTCCGACATGGCGGCGGGAATCGAATACGCAGCCAGCCTTTTCAAATGCTCCTCATCGAAAGGGCCACGGTACTTTGAGCGCGGTACCTCGTGGGGCTTGTATAGCTCGATAATGGGATTCCCGTCCTTTCCTACCCTCGGCTTCACTTTGACCGTCTTGACTCCCGCCAGAACTACAGTTGTAGCCTTGGGTTTGGAAGGATGGGGACACGAAGACGGGGAGTTGGAGTTGGAGGAGCCGGAGGTTGTTCGGGAGAAGACCCGTTTCATCTTTTCGCGGATCGGCATCGTTGCCCGCCGAATAGCTAGATTGGAaagtatcttgttatatattaaagaaatcttaagaaagaagaaagcagGGGCGGATCTGCCGATCAGCCGTGCAAAAGAAGGCCGCAAAAGCGGTAGTGTACCCGACACAAGCGATAGTTGATTGCAGAGGTTAATACCAAGCGGAAAGACGACGAGCATCCAGGGAATCGTCGCATCTCTCCCCAGAACGTATGAGATTAGCCAGGTATCCCCGtaaagaaagagaaggcGGGAGAATCTTCCAATTCAGCCGCGCCTGGGACGGGAAAAGGAGCAAGAAGACAAGGTCATTGGAAAGGGAAAAACTAAGGGATGTTGAGGTGACCATCCCAACTGTCTTACCTTGGGAGGCAACAGTTCATTGGGACCTTTCGCCGTCTTTTCCGGGGAAAGCCCATGGCCCGCCGTTGCGTCTCCCACCCTTTTTAACGCAGTAAAACCTTGTACTCTACACCGAATCATATCTCTCGCATAGGGCGGAATGCAACCTGGCTTGACTCCATGGTTACAGAGGTGAGAAAGGGAGCGGCTTAGCACCCTCCGACCCAAGAAGCACGGACTCAAGAAAAATAGCGAGCTTTTTTGTGGTTTTGGAGGGATATATATCACCTGGGTAATGAGGCGGAAAGTGACTAAAGTGCGCCGTCGAAAGTAACACCCGCGTCCAAGAGACCCAAGTGATATCTGTCATTTGTCGACCTCAAATGCCTCATTAGAAGTCGCACA
This window harbors:
- a CDS encoding uncharacterized protein (EggNog:ENOG410PZNX~TransMembrane:2 (i21-42o62-83i)), translated to MGFPRKRRRKVPMNCCLPRDATIPWMLVVFPLGINLCNQLSLVSGTLPLLRPSFARLIGRSAPAFFFLKISLIYNKILSNLAIRRATMPIREKMKRVFSRTTSGSSNSNSPSSCPHPSKPKATTVVLAGVKTVKVKPRVGKDGNPIIELYKPHEVPRSKYRGPFDEEHLKRLAAYSIPAAMSDRPRSMVSELSPMGTWAPPSRRNSLASHEAAAKKMIEGLTQALENMEREHMTEQHIE